In the Gorilla gorilla gorilla isolate KB3781 chromosome 1, NHGRI_mGorGor1-v2.1_pri, whole genome shotgun sequence genome, tcctgtctctacaaaaaatttaaaaattagccaagcatgatggtacgtgcctatagtcccagctacttgggaggctgaggcaggaggattgcttgagtccaggagtttgaggctgtagtgagccatgatagcaccacagagctctagcctgggctacagaaaaagatcttgtcttttttttttttttttaaaaaaaagctcaataagcATTTGctgaacaaagaaataaatatgagaTACCATTAACATACAATAAAACTGCTACTTAATAATACTGAATTATTATTATCAGGTCCAATTTAATAATGATATGGCTCTATTTCATCTATTTGGTTATGATTTAAATGGGCTGTCTCTTTTAGCCATATGCTGGATATGAGTTATGCTTTAGTACTCAATAGAAACATCTAAGGGGGAAAAAGATATACTAAGAGGGTCCACATACGCAAATGGGAAGGGAATAGAAAGTGGTCAGGGATATGTGTCCTCTTCACATACCGCCCACAGGAGGGGTGGCATTCATCATTTGGTAGCAGTTACTACAGCCAATAGTCCAGAGTGGAACTAAAAAGCCCTCTCTAGAATATAATCAAATTGTGATGGTTCAATAGAAACATCGCCCGCATAGCATATGCTGTTAGAGAAagggatttattatttatttatacatttaaatgCCTAatgtgatttcattatttttgaaaatgaaatacaaataatgGCACACAAATTTGATTAAGATATGTGATAATGTTCTTGAAACTTAAGACTGGCATTAtttatactttacatattttttacatactagcctgctttatttttttattattattttttatttatttatttacttatttatttttgagatggagtctttctctgtcacccaggctggagtgtggtggcgcgatctcggctcactgcaagctccgcctcccgggttcacgccattctcctgcctcagcctattttttctattttttagtagagaggaggtttcaccatgttagccaggatggtctcgatctcctgaccttgtgatccacccgcctcggcctcccaaagtgttgggattacaggtgtgagccaccacgcccggcctagccTGCTTTATTTTACATGCTAgcttgtactttttattttacatactagcctgcttgttttaaaaataaaatcagtcttCTAAATTTTCAGAACAGCTATTCTTTGAAAGACTCTATTAAATAGTACCACTATCTACCCAGTTGCTCAAGCCAAAAATCTAGGTTTATCCATGACTCTCTACTTCCCCTCAGCTCCCTCGTTTAATTAATCAAGTTTGACTCAACCTCCAAAACATCAAGGATCTGCTCACTTTTCATTGCTTCCAATACCAACACTTCATCCAAGCCACATTAGGGCCTCACTGGGGCTTTTGCCTTTTACCATATTACTTTCCTACCAACCCACTCCCCACCTAGCAGCTGTGGGAGATGAGAATATGCCACTCTAAAAAGGAAGGATCCATGAGCTGAAGGCAATTAGGAAGAAGCAGATGCAGGAAAACCCTCTGCTCTCCCTCTATTTGTCTAAAAGCAggacatacatatataaagacaAAGGTATCCCCCTCCCTCTGAATCAGGGAGAGCAAAGGTTAACCCCTGAACATAACACAGGACGTTTATCCCCTGGAGATGGCACCAGTGGAATCTACATGAGCAAGCTATACCAACTAGCCTTTATCTGCCAGTTGTTTGCCTTCCCTCAAGTTGCCACCCCTAGAGACAAAGTCCTCTTCCTTTGTCTTGTCATTTCTCTAAACATTTACCATTTTTGTTAAAGATGCTATTTAAGCTAGAATTTAAATCTATCTCATTGAGAACTACTCATTCCCTGGGTGTTTGCCATGTATATAAGAAACACATATGTCAttaaacttctgtttgttttgctcttgttaatcTATCTTTTGTTTCAAGGGTCCATTCCAACTAAGAACCTATGAGGGttgaagaaaaaagttatttttcttccccTAAATAGCCAAATGGATCCTTTAAAACTATGTATCAGGTCACCTCACTCCCCTGTTTAAATCCTTCCAGTGGCTTCTACTGCATCTAGAATAAAACCCAAACTTCTAACTCTGACTTACAcagcctttctctccctcttgtcTCATATTTCACTGCTCTCCCAGCTTCTAAGATGCTTCCAGCCATATTCCTCAAACACGCCCCAGCTCATTCTCACCTGAGAGCTATTTCTGTCCTCTCAGCAGGGAAGGCTCCTCCCTCTTATTTTTGAATgtctggctttttcttttaatttttatcttatttaaattttaccttGCCCAAGTGTAACCAAGTACTCCCATTTTTCTaagagagaattatttttttctctcttctttcctctttcccccaGTTCCCCACTTCCTACTCAGCCCTTTAGAAATGCAAACAcagggtcatgcctgtaatcccagcacttttgggaggcccagacgggcagatcatctgaggtcaggagttcgagaccagcctggccaacacggtgaaaccccgtctctactaaaaatacaaaaattagccaggcgtggtagtgtgcgcctgtaatcccagctactcgggaggctgaggcagaagaatcgcttgaacccgagaggctgaggttgcagtgagccgagatcacaccactgcactccgcctgggtgacagggtgagactccatttcaaaaaaaaaaaaaaaaaaaaggaagaaagaggaagaaagaaatgccAGTATAGCCTTTTACCTCCCCTTCACCAGACGCTCCCTAGAGAGCAAGTTCATCTAACTATGTGCTTGGGAGAGATCCAGAAAGGAACCCTCACTCACCAGGAGGTTGCCTGGATCAATAACAGCTGATTTCTATgggcccccaccccccaaccaggAGACTGCCTCGAGAGATATGAAACTCTCTCCCACCTGGCGAGTTTTTGGCCTAGTCCTGCACAAGAAGGCACCAGCAGTCACCAGCTCGACTGCCCAGTAGATAAGGCACCGGAGCTAGCACATGGATCTCCCAGTTGCTCATTTCCTCCTCTGCCTTTTAAAAGTGCCAGGTTTCTGCTCCAAAAGCGAAGCAGTTACCCTTAAAGCAGGAAGCCTGTACTCCTTCCCCAAAGCTAGCTTTGGAATCAATCACCTTCTTTATACCAGACCCCCTTCTTGATAACCTGTGTTTCGGCTACACAAGTAGCCTTCTCTGTAACTCAGGAAAGAGGTCACATTCCCCACGTTAATTCTCTCCAAGGCACTGCCTACTATATGATAAttcttttggtttatttatttcttaatttgtatCTTTGTGTCTTCAACCATGAAGAGAGAAAGATGATAATGAATTGGTGGGAAGCCTTACTTTTATTCACACCTAGATCTCTAATGCCTAAAAGAGTGCTTAACAAATAATATGCACTCATtgaacacttgtttttttttcctccaaacagATTTATTGAATATAGCAAAATTCTATACACAAAGTGACCTGGACCAACTGCTTCAAAACATGATCCTTTCTTACTAATATCTTGATAGGTCAGTCCATagtgttaaaaagaaatttactCTTAAGTAAATAGAAAAGTGCCCACTGCACATTAAATGAATGGCCTAACTACTGGAACTTTAGTAGTTCTACAAGATAATTAACAAAGGTAGGATGGAGTTCCTATGACAGGCTGCTGAAGAACAGATACGAGCCATCAAGAGGCCATTTTGTGTACTGCCACTGTGAAGCCATCACGCTTCTGGATCATAATGTTCCCATTATCGGATGCTGGACACACTACAGGAGTATCAGTGGGGTCAGAGGTTAGCTTAGCTGCTTGTTGGGCTAGAAGAGATATCACTCCAGCATGCTCATCTGACAGGGTCCCATGGCAACCCAGATTAAGTGAATCTGTGCACGGGACTCCAACAATGGAGGGATTCTTCATTGTATCTTCTAAGCGCTGCTCCAAGGTCGCCTCCATCCCACCCACCGTCCACCCCGGCCCAGAACCCTGAACACGtgttcaaagaataaaaataatgtgtattgcacaatcacatttttattaaaagggaCACTATATATAGCTATTTATGTTTActgcagaaacaaagaaaaaagtatgaaaatatacTGAATAGTGAACGTTAACTTCCTTAGGGAGGtagtgaaagaaaaattaagatttcTTTGAATAACCCTGCACTATTTAATTAGTAACAATAAGCATGTATTTCTTTTTggagttaaaaaataattcaataaatataaaacgAGAAGAGAAGGAATATCTCCTCAGCTGGGGAGACAAACTGATTACACAATTCTATATCTATCTACTCCAGAAGCTGACCAATATTACAGCAATCTTGTTATGCTAGTAATTTCGCCATTCACAGATGAAAGCAATTATTTAAAGACACCTTGATCACAGGTATTAAAGTATTTCAAAACCATAAAGAAAGGGGTATAGTTCAGTCATAAACAAAGagaattttcttgtaaattctgaAACGCCCAATTAGGACAAAATTATATACTTAAAGGAGAACTTGAGCAACTTTGAGGAAGGTAATACTTATATGGTTAGGTTCTAACATATttactaaaaaaattactttataatCAATACCTCAATACTTTCTATTTTGGTTAGGGAAATTTTCCACGAGTTTGGAATACCAAATACTGAATATCAAAAATGTCCGATTGGGGGGAAATGCTCATGACAAATCCATCTAATATACTAAGAGCTAATTAGAAACAACCTTACCTCAATAGAAGATGGAGAACTTGATGGCACTGGAAAAGGAGTAACGGCCATCTGATTGACTGCATCCTCGTTTCTGTGAAGTGTTAAAATAGGCAGAATCAGTACACAGTAAATGCTAAGTTCCTGGCTCAAATTATAAATACTTCCTCAGTTCTCAGTTGAAAATGCACACACAGCATcatagaattaaatatatatatatatataaatatatagcttCCATATATATAGCTTCCAAGCATGCAAAGTTACTATGCATAAAAAAAATGTGTTGCTCAAAGGATACTAAGATGCAATTATTAGTGACAAAGAGTGATGATGCTAGGAGTTACTCAAATCCCACTTAGTAAGTCAGGTGCTGCAGAGGATAAGTTTGGAAAGGCTTTGGCTCTTTCAGCACTGCAGAGTATAAATTTTTCAAATGGCCATGTGCAACCTTTAGGCCCCATTAATGTCTGGAGCATTTTGTTCTTTGAACTGGAAAGGATCCCAGCCTCCTCACTTGGCTTCTAACTTTGTTTTGCCAAATGAAGGATGATGGGGTGTCTACAATAGGGCTGCAAGGTGGAGTATGAGGAGGAGTGATTGAGGGGGAGGGCAGAGCTCCAGACAGACAATGCTTTGTGGGTAGGTgaattctcctcctcctcatcccaaTGGAGTAGAGTAGGTGGCAGCTGAAACCTCATCACCAGGGTGATCAGAACCTATAATACTGGTTCTGATTATCTGGACCTATTTTCACCACATTACTAGCAAATGGTTGGCAGTGGTCTGTGGGAGATAATGACTATCCTTTATAGTCATTATACCCATTATGATGCACAACCAACATAATTATCTCAAGATTTATGTGAAGTTTGATTTTATGTTTCACAATATAAACCAAGGAAGCTCACAAACAATGCTTCCTGCTGATATGTAAAGTTCTTAGACTGTTCGCAGATTTCTCTCCATATGACCCACGTATATAGAAGAGCTATTGCCTGACTTGGGAGGGCATTCAAAATCCAACCCCGTCTTATGCTTTACTTTTCACCAATTGGATTAGGAGACCATTCCTCCCTTGGTGATTTAATCATGTCACTGCCTTTTCTTGAaatgcctttctttctcttttttctttcccttcctccctccctcccttccttcctttcttccttctttttttttttttttttttttgagatggagtctcactttgtcaccaaggctggagtgcagtggcacaacctcagctcaccgttgcctccacctcctgggttcaatcgattttcctgcctcagcctccggagtagctgggattacaggcatgcgccaccacacctggctaatttttgtattctttatttaatttatacCCCACCCATCCTTCCCCTCCAATGTGAGTTCAATTACCTCTAACTAGGTGAATTATTCCCTTCCCTGAAATTCAAAGACTATTGTATATATGGATATCTTCCAAATTCACATATTTAGCCTAAATCTTTTGAGCTTAGGACTAGGACCTGCGTACCCAACTGTTACTTTATATCTCCACTAGATGTCTTACaaacatctcaaataaaatagagCTTTTTTATCCCACTCATTCACCATATGGTTCCACAGCCAATTCTCTCCACCAGAGTAAATGTCAACAACATCTGTCCAGTTGTTCAACCAGGAAACAGGGGTCATTCTTGAAAATTATCTTCCTCATCTGTACTTCCAACCACTAAGTCTCATGAATTTCACCTTCAAAACATATCTTGGAtct is a window encoding:
- the LOC129526804 gene encoding ragulator complex protein LAMTOR5-like; protein product: MEATLEQRLEDTMKNPSIVGVPCTDSLNLGCHGTLSDEHAGVISLLAQQAAKLTSDPTDTPVVCPASDNGNIMIQKRDGFTVAVHKMAS